AGGTCGTTGCCGAGCCGGCCGAGCAGCGCGTCACGGACCGAGCCCCCGACCAGGGCGAGCGAGAACCCGGCCTCCTGGAAGCGGCGGGCGAGATCGTCCGCGACGGGAGCCACTCGCAGCAGCTCGCTCACGGCGCGGTGCTGCGCCTGGTTCAGGGCAGAGGGAGTGTCATCGTTGGCGTTCGGCACAACAGAAGAGGGTACGTGGCCAGGGGCCCCGCAGGCGCCTCCATAAGCGGGGTACACCCACCACCCGCCATACCCGTGCAAGGCCGGTGCTTACGGCGTACTACCGCTCTCTCCTCGATACTGGATATAGAGGACGGGTCGCCGCTCTCTTCCGATCTTGTGAAGCAGACCACGGCACTTCCCCTCGGCGCACATCGTTACCATGCGTGGACGCACATTCCGACGACCACTGACGACGACGAGGGACGGGCGAGCGCGTGGCCGAGGCGGCTGACTTCCAGGGGACCAGTGCCTCACCTGCCCGCCGGTGGCTGCGGCGTACCGGAGCTCTGCTCGCCGGGGCGCCCCTGCTGGCCGGGCTTCTCCAGCTGCCCGCGGCAGGACCGGCTCAGGCCGCCTCCTCGGACCCGGTGTCCGTCTCGCTGGACTCGCTCACCCCCAGCGCCCCCACGGACGGGGACACGCTGACCGTGTCGGGCACCGTGACCAACACCGGCAAGCAGGCCGTCACCGCCGCCCACGTCGGCCTGCGGGTGGGACGCCAGCTGAACACGCGCGCGGCCATCGACGCCATCAGCCGGCACTCCGACTCCCTCCAGAGCCTCAACGGCTCCGAGGTCGGCGGCAAGTACGAGGAGAAGTTCGCCAAGCTCGCTCCCGGCGTCGCCGAGCCCTTCAGCATCTCCGTCCCGGTGGACAAGCTGGACCTCGGCAGCGACGGCGTCTACGAGTTCGGCGTCGCGCTGTCCGGCCAGACCGCCGCCCAGCCCTGGGAGCAGGTGCTCGGTGCCAGGCGGACCTTCCTGCCGTGGCAGCCGTCCGACGCCGACACGAAGACCAGAACCACCTTCCTGTGGCCGCTGCTCTCCTCCGCCCACATGACGGCGAGGACGGGCGCCGGGGAGCTGCAGACCCCGGTCTTCCTCAACGACGACCTGGCCAAGGAGATCGCCCCGGGCGGCCGGCTGGCCCGGATGCTGGAGCTGGGCAAGGACCTGGACGTCACCTGGGTGATCGATCCGGACCTGCTGGCGTCGGTGGACGCCATGGCGAGCAGCTACCGGCTGCAGGGCCGCAACGGCACCACCACGGCCGGCACGCACCAGGCGGTCGCCAAGCAGTGGCTGGCCGGGCTGCAGAAGGCCGTGGCGGGCAAGGAGGTCGTCGCGCTGCCCTTCGCCGACCCCGACCTGGCCTCCCTCGCTCACCGGGGCACCAGCGTCACCGGCTCGCTCAGCCATCTCAAGGACGCCACCGACGTCGCTGCCCTCACGGTGCAGTCCGTGCTGCACGTCACACCGAGCACGGACTTCGCCTGGCCCGTGGACGGCGCCGTGGACCCGTCGATCATGAAGGTCGCCACCTCCGCCGGCGCCGACCGGGTGATCGCCCGCAGCGACAGCCTCCAGGACACCGCCGGACTGACCTACACCCCGTCCGCCGCCCGCCCGGTCGGCGGGGGCACCACGGCAGTGGTGTCCGACGCACGGCTGTCCACGGCCTTCGAGGACGATCTGACCCAGGCCGGCTCGGCCACCCTGGCCGTGCAGAACTTCCTGGCCCAGAGCCTGGAGGTGAACGAGCAGACGGACCAGCAGCGCAGCATCGTCGTCGCCCCGCAGCGCATGCCGTCGGCGAGCCAGGCCCAGGCGATGGCGGCGGCGGCGAAGGCGCTCCAGGGCGGAACCTGGTCCCAGTCGCAGAATCTCACCGCGGCCGCCAAGGACAAGCCCGACCCGAACGCCACGACGCGCATCCCCTCCACGTCCGCCTACCCCTCCTCGCTGCGCAGGCAGGAGCTGCCGCGTTCGGCCTTCGAGCAGATCGCGCGCACCCAGGACAAGCTCGACAACTTCAAGGTCGTCCTCAGCGACCCGTCGCGCGTGGTCACCCCGTTCGGGCTGGCCATAAACCGCGAGATGTCCACGTCGTGGCGCGGCCGCGGCACCGGGGCCGAGAGCTACCGGGACGACGTCGAGAACTGGCTGGACGACCTCACCCAGCAGGTCAAGCTGATCGACAAGTCCGAGACCAAGCTCTCCGGGCGCAGCGCCACCATCCCGGTGACCGTCCAGAACAACCTCGTCCAGCCGGTGAGCCACCTGGTCCTGCGGCTGACGTCCACGATGCCGACCCGGCTGAAGATCGGCGGCAAGGCCTACTACGAGCAGCAGGTGGACGTCTCCGGCGGCCACAGCCAGTCGGTGAAGTTCACCACCTCGGCCAACGCCAACGGCCGGGTCGCGGTCTACGCCCAGCTCTACACCGAGGACGGCCAGCAGTACGGCGACCCCGTCAGCTTCGACGTGAAGGTCACCGAGGTCACCCCCACGGTCATGCTGGTCATCGGCGGTGGCGTGCTGCTCCTCGTCCTCGCCGGTTTCCGGATGTACACCCAGCGCAAGCGCGCGGCCGCA
Above is a genomic segment from Streptomyces collinus Tu 365 containing:
- a CDS encoding DUF6049 family protein, translated to MAEAADFQGTSASPARRWLRRTGALLAGAPLLAGLLQLPAAGPAQAASSDPVSVSLDSLTPSAPTDGDTLTVSGTVTNTGKQAVTAAHVGLRVGRQLNTRAAIDAISRHSDSLQSLNGSEVGGKYEEKFAKLAPGVAEPFSISVPVDKLDLGSDGVYEFGVALSGQTAAQPWEQVLGARRTFLPWQPSDADTKTRTTFLWPLLSSAHMTARTGAGELQTPVFLNDDLAKEIAPGGRLARMLELGKDLDVTWVIDPDLLASVDAMASSYRLQGRNGTTTAGTHQAVAKQWLAGLQKAVAGKEVVALPFADPDLASLAHRGTSVTGSLSHLKDATDVAALTVQSVLHVTPSTDFAWPVDGAVDPSIMKVATSAGADRVIARSDSLQDTAGLTYTPSAARPVGGGTTAVVSDARLSTAFEDDLTQAGSATLAVQNFLAQSLEVNEQTDQQRSIVVAPQRMPSASQAQAMAAAAKALQGGTWSQSQNLTAAAKDKPDPNATTRIPSTSAYPSSLRRQELPRSAFEQIARTQDKLDNFKVVLSDPSRVVTPFGLAINREMSTSWRGRGTGAESYRDDVENWLDDLTQQVKLIDKSETKLSGRSATIPVTVQNNLVQPVSHLVLRLTSTMPTRLKIGGKAYYEQQVDVSGGHSQSVKFTTSANANGRVAVYAQLYTEDGQQYGDPVSFDVKVTEVTPTVMLVIGGGVLLLVLAGFRMYTQRKRAAARQAEDGGPDAAGADSGDEPGNPGAPGDRLPEESDVPSGATDPEQPSDPAPDTAPESADPSGTGERVDR